From Budorcas taxicolor isolate Tak-1 chromosome 19, Takin1.1, whole genome shotgun sequence, the proteins below share one genomic window:
- the NXPH3 gene encoding neurexophilin-3: MQLTRCCFVFLVQGSLCLVICGQDDGPPGSEDPEHDDSESQARPRMPRKRGHMSPKSRHMTNSTLLGLLAPPGEAWGVLGQPPSRPNHSPPPSAKVKKIFGWGDFYSNIKTVALNLLVTGKIVDHGNGTFSVHFRHNATGQGNISISLVPPSKAVEFHQEQQIFIEAKASKIFNCRMEWEKVERGRRISLCTHDPAKTCSRDHAQSSATWSCSQPFKVVCVYIAFYSTDYRLVQKVCPDYNYHSDTPYYPSG; this comes from the exons ATGCAACTGACTCGCTGCTGCTTCGTGTTCCTAGTGCAGGGCAGCCTCTGTCTG GTCATCTGCGGCCAGGATGACGGCCCGCCAGGCTCAGAGGACCCTGAGCATGATGACTCTGAGAGCCAGGCCCGGCCTCGGATGCCTCGAAAGCGGGGCCACATGTCCCCTAAGTCCCGCCACATGACCAACTCTACTCTCCTAGGACTGTTGGCTCCACCTGGGGAGGCATGGGGGGTCCTTGGGCAGCCCCCCAGTCGCCCAAACCACAGCCCCCCGCCGTCAGCCAAAGTGAAGAAAATCTTTGGGTGGGGTGATTTCTACTCCAACATCAAGACGGTAGCCCTGAACCTGCTGGTCACGGGGAAGATCGTGGACCACGGCAACGGGACCTTCAGCGTCCACTTCCGACACAATGCCACAGGCCAGGGCAATATCTCCATCAGCCTCGTGCCCCCGAGTAAAGCTGTAGAGTTCCACCAGGAGCAGCAGATCTTCATTGAAGCCAAGGCTTCCAAAATCTTCAACTGCCGGATGGAGTGGGAGAAGGTGGAACGGGGCCGCCGCATTTCGCTCTGCACCCACGACCCAGCCAAGACCTGCTCCCGAGACCACGCTCAGAGCTCAGCCACCTGGAGCTGCTCCCAGCCCTTCAAAGTCGTCTGCGTCTACATCGCCTTCTACAGCACGGACTACAGGCTAGTCCAGAAGGTGTGCCCGGACTACAACTACCACAGCGATACTCCCTACTACCCCTctgggtga